Proteins from a genomic interval of Rubinisphaera italica:
- a CDS encoding CAP domain-containing protein, translated as MMNLLIKLGLLVMTWILGLVASLDTLLHNQIAPTREIYRQVSVPYREVIQKFETEQSSQVEFRQAVNLTAREQLLLELINRARHNPTAEAKRYGIDLNADLEENAISTSPKQPIAPNQLLTNASRAHSEDMLANDYFAHESPEGTHPGDRATAAGYEWNHVGENISWGGSTGEIKEDEQVPERHERLFLSAGHRKNLLKDEFREVGIGFLFGRYKHDDKVTYNASMVTELFGANLRTGHFITGVVYFDASDGSIEDDDFYSIGEGVNGGEVVAVNIETEVEFPGEINAVGGYGVEVPEGAYRITVNGSGLGSETYESDQVTVQSANVKVDFEITTARSISSKSE; from the coding sequence ATGATGAATCTGCTGATAAAACTTGGATTACTTGTGATGACCTGGATACTGGGACTGGTCGCATCCCTGGACACACTACTCCACAATCAGATTGCGCCCACGAGAGAAATTTATCGGCAGGTTTCAGTCCCCTATCGCGAAGTCATTCAGAAATTTGAAACAGAACAGTCCAGTCAAGTGGAGTTTCGACAAGCGGTTAATCTGACTGCGAGAGAACAATTGCTCCTGGAGTTGATCAATCGTGCACGTCACAATCCGACTGCTGAAGCAAAGCGTTATGGCATCGATTTGAATGCAGATTTGGAAGAGAACGCAATTTCTACATCTCCCAAACAACCGATCGCTCCCAATCAGTTGCTGACAAATGCTTCTCGCGCACATTCTGAGGACATGCTGGCGAATGATTATTTTGCTCATGAAAGTCCAGAAGGAACTCATCCCGGGGATCGGGCAACCGCAGCCGGGTATGAATGGAATCATGTGGGAGAGAATATTTCCTGGGGAGGGTCCACTGGGGAAATCAAAGAAGACGAACAAGTCCCGGAACGACACGAGCGTCTCTTTCTAAGTGCCGGGCATCGCAAGAATCTTCTCAAAGACGAATTTCGAGAAGTTGGCATTGGTTTTCTATTTGGTCGATACAAGCACGACGATAAAGTCACTTACAATGCTTCAATGGTGACTGAGCTCTTCGGAGCAAACTTGCGGACGGGGCATTTTATTACTGGAGTCGTTTATTTCGATGCCTCAGATGGTTCTATTGAAGATGACGACTTTTATTCGATTGGTGAAGGTGTCAATGGAGGCGAAGTTGTCGCGGTGAATATCGAAACGGAAGTAGAATTTCCGGGAGAAATTAACGCAGTTGGAGGCTATGGCGTAGAGGTTCCCGAAGGAGCCTACCGGATCACAGTCAACGGAAGTGGACTAGGGTCCGAGACCTATGAATCCGATCAAGTCACTGTGCAATCAGCGAATGTGAAAGTCGACTTCGAAATAACGACAGCCCGATCAATTTCATCCAAATCTGAATGA
- a CDS encoding SelT/SelW/SelH family protein has protein sequence MNQEFKITINYCTQCRWLLRSAWMAQELLTTFEQELSEVALRPGTGGVFEITINGKLLWSRAEQGGFPDIKVLKQIVRNVIAPDRDLGHSEKKPD, from the coding sequence TTGAATCAGGAATTCAAAATCACCATAAACTATTGCACCCAATGCCGCTGGTTATTGAGGTCGGCTTGGATGGCTCAGGAATTGTTGACAACTTTTGAGCAGGAGTTGTCCGAGGTCGCTTTGAGACCGGGAACTGGAGGAGTCTTTGAAATCACGATCAATGGCAAGTTGCTCTGGTCTAGAGCAGAACAAGGCGGCTTTCCTGATATTAAAGTCCTCAAACAAATCGTCCGGAATGTCATCGCGCCTGATCGGGATTTAGGTCATTCCGAGAAGAAGCCGGATTGA
- a CDS encoding class I SAM-dependent methyltransferase → MKTQSCPLCNALSEHFHQDRLREYFRCRTCSLVFVDRENLPTPETEKRHYDLHENHPEDLGYRKFLSRLFTPLNERLSPSSRGLDFGSGPGPTLSLMFAEVGHSMEIYDPFYSPDQSVLNQSYAFITASEVVEHFHQPQRELKLLWSLLKPQGWLGIMTKRVRDLDSFRNWHYKQDPTHVCFYAIETFQWMANAWKAELVVSGNDVVLLRKL, encoded by the coding sequence GTGAAGACGCAATCTTGCCCACTCTGCAACGCGCTGTCAGAGCATTTTCATCAAGATCGATTGAGAGAATACTTTCGATGTCGCACCTGCTCTCTGGTTTTTGTTGACCGGGAGAACCTGCCTACACCGGAAACGGAAAAACGTCATTACGATCTGCATGAAAATCATCCCGAAGACCTTGGGTATCGCAAATTTTTGAGTCGCTTGTTTACACCATTAAATGAACGATTAAGTCCGTCGAGTCGAGGACTCGATTTCGGCAGCGGTCCTGGCCCAACACTCTCCCTCATGTTTGCGGAAGTTGGTCATTCCATGGAGATTTACGATCCCTTTTATTCGCCCGATCAATCAGTCCTGAATCAGTCATACGCTTTTATTACAGCCAGTGAAGTTGTCGAGCATTTTCATCAGCCTCAACGCGAGTTGAAACTTCTATGGTCGTTACTGAAACCCCAAGGCTGGCTTGGCATCATGACAAAACGCGTTCGCGATTTGGACTCCTTTCGCAATTGGCATTACAAACAGGACCCTACGCACGTCTGTTTTTACGCTATCGAGACTTTTCAATGGATGGCAAATGCGTGGAAGGCCGAACTTGTTGTCTCCGGGAATGATGTCGTGCTGCTAAGAAAATTATGA
- the gatA gene encoding Asp-tRNA(Asn)/Glu-tRNA(Gln) amidotransferase subunit GatA: MSASISNPRTLVNNIKNQSTSPQEVTEAYLNRIESINPKVGAYLQSDSIAVKNRAGEISATDSPMSGMPIAIKDNICNIGSGTTCASRMLENFRSPYDATVIRKLNEAGAVILGKTNLDEFAMGSSTENSALGKTNNPWNLEYVPGGSSGGSAAAVAAGLAPVALGSDTGGSIRQPAAFCGVVGMKPTYGRVSRYGLVAFASSLDQIGPFSRDVYGAAAVLQTIAGHDELDSTSLNEPVPKYLETLDRPLENLRLGFVEEWLGEGVEDSVKESVTKSVDTYRKLGAEIVPIELPHSKYCVATYYIIAPSEASSNLSRYDGVQYGHRAQDYSSLQEMYEKTRTEGFGEEVKRRIMLGCYALSSGYYDAYYLKALKVRRLIQQDYLKAFEKVDLLIGPVTPGPAFKRGELVDDPLQMYMADIFTIGANLAGIPAMSIPCGFTEDGLPLGTQLLGPVLGEETLLRAARMYEQECSWHEKMPAL; the protein is encoded by the coding sequence GTGTCCGCTTCGATCAGTAATCCGCGCACTCTCGTTAATAATATTAAGAATCAGTCCACTTCCCCCCAGGAAGTGACTGAGGCTTACCTGAATCGTATCGAATCCATCAATCCCAAAGTCGGGGCGTATTTACAGTCAGATTCCATTGCGGTAAAAAACAGAGCAGGGGAGATATCTGCGACTGATTCCCCGATGTCGGGCATGCCGATTGCCATTAAAGATAACATCTGCAACATCGGCTCGGGAACTACCTGTGCTTCGCGGATGCTGGAGAATTTTCGATCTCCATACGATGCGACGGTCATCAGGAAGTTGAATGAAGCTGGTGCGGTCATTCTTGGGAAGACGAATCTCGATGAATTCGCGATGGGATCGTCCACCGAAAACTCGGCTCTGGGCAAGACAAACAATCCCTGGAATCTGGAATATGTTCCTGGAGGATCTTCGGGAGGTTCAGCTGCTGCTGTCGCTGCGGGTTTAGCACCTGTCGCATTGGGAAGTGATACCGGTGGCTCGATCCGTCAACCAGCTGCCTTTTGCGGAGTTGTGGGAATGAAGCCGACTTATGGTCGCGTCTCCCGCTACGGTCTGGTTGCCTTTGCCAGTTCACTCGATCAAATCGGCCCCTTCTCCCGCGATGTTTACGGAGCAGCAGCCGTGCTGCAGACAATCGCCGGGCACGATGAACTCGACTCGACCTCGCTCAACGAACCTGTCCCCAAATATCTCGAAACTCTCGATCGCCCACTGGAAAATCTTCGACTCGGCTTTGTTGAAGAATGGCTGGGCGAGGGTGTGGAAGACTCCGTGAAAGAATCGGTCACGAAATCGGTCGACACTTATCGAAAACTTGGAGCTGAGATTGTGCCGATTGAATTGCCACACTCGAAGTATTGCGTTGCAACCTATTACATCATCGCCCCCTCGGAAGCCTCCAGTAATCTGTCTCGATACGATGGCGTTCAATACGGACATCGCGCTCAGGATTACAGCAGTCTACAGGAGATGTATGAAAAGACGCGAACCGAAGGTTTTGGCGAAGAAGTCAAACGTCGCATCATGCTCGGCTGCTATGCACTTTCCAGTGGCTATTACGATGCCTACTATCTCAAAGCTTTGAAAGTTCGCCGTTTGATTCAGCAGGATTATCTCAAAGCCTTCGAGAAAGTCGATCTACTGATTGGACCAGTCACTCCCGGCCCGGCTTTCAAACGGGGAGAACTAGTCGACGATCCTCTGCAGATGTATATGGCCGATATCTTCACAATTGGGGCGAACCTGGCCGGAATTCCCGCCATGTCAATTCCCTGTGGTTTCACAGAAGATGGTTTGCCTCTCGGCACTCAATTGCTCGGCCCTGTCCTTGGTGAAGAAACCCTACTGCGTGCCGCCCGCATGTATGAGCAGGAATGCAGTTGGCATGAAAAGATGCCTGCACTGTAA
- a CDS encoding ABC transporter ATP-binding protein gives MIELEHVWQHYGVRPVLKDVSVTINPGELVAILGPNGMGKSTLMGVIAGTISPLKGTVRIEGNRRRGSVEEELEIRSRVIYVPDHPWLPIKRTGREFALSVARLYDVDDERLMMHLDKLLKLFDLDEQANWTIESYSNGQKHKIALIAALLSDAPILLLDEAFSGGLDPAGIHTLKKILRHRVQVQGSTVVITTPVAELVEEVADRILILHGGEVVAYDSLVGLQKLANCHGSLNDVLQNLTHPESLSRLEDYLREELKP, from the coding sequence ATGATTGAACTTGAACATGTCTGGCAACATTACGGAGTCCGTCCGGTCTTAAAGGATGTCTCTGTCACCATCAATCCAGGAGAACTCGTCGCGATTCTTGGCCCGAATGGTATGGGAAAATCGACCTTGATGGGCGTGATCGCCGGGACAATTTCTCCGCTCAAGGGTACTGTCAGGATTGAAGGAAACCGGAGACGAGGCTCGGTGGAAGAGGAACTCGAAATTCGTAGCCGAGTGATCTATGTTCCCGATCATCCCTGGTTGCCGATCAAGCGGACAGGTCGAGAATTTGCTCTGAGCGTGGCGCGCTTATACGACGTCGACGATGAACGGTTGATGATGCATCTCGATAAATTGTTGAAGTTATTTGACCTTGATGAACAGGCGAATTGGACCATCGAGAGTTATTCGAATGGTCAGAAACACAAGATCGCATTGATCGCCGCATTGCTTTCCGATGCACCAATACTCCTTCTGGATGAAGCGTTCTCGGGGGGATTGGATCCTGCAGGAATTCATACGCTCAAGAAGATCCTGCGGCATCGTGTTCAGGTGCAGGGTTCGACGGTGGTTATTACGACGCCGGTTGCAGAACTGGTCGAGGAAGTGGCCGATCGAATTCTAATTCTGCATGGGGGAGAAGTTGTTGCTTACGATTCTCTTGTCGGTTTGCAAAAACTAGCCAATTGTCACGGCAGTCTGAACGACGTGCTGCAGAACTTGACGCATCCGGAATCGCTGTCCCGTTTGGAAGACTATCTGCGAGAGGAACTTAAACCATGA
- a CDS encoding Gfo/Idh/MocA family protein, which yields MKKTVSDSRRQFLISSTAATAAASMTTMVPANALGLDANSTPGEMINLGVIGIGPRCTYDLTAMLKFKDVRCVAIADVQESRRDKGKELVDSTYGNSDCKLYQDFRELLDRPDIDAVLVATGDRWHAAASILAAQAGKDVYSEKPCGITIADCQKLADTMHNEKRVFQAGTQRRSVPNFQQAVEFAHSGKLGKVHTLHASIYQPVLDNTWLPAEPLPPQDVVDWNLWLGPAAWRPYNQKYVQGRWRGQWDFDSGARLLDWGAHTVDLCQWANQADGTMPVEYEPTEKNIICTYENGVKLIIDFLPDPFGDRSPDYITRLGTCPVRFIGDKGWVETGDEGEIVASSEELQKQLPDSSKRVRGLDVGAHARNFFDCMRSRKMTAANQDVMRRSHIACHAAAIAWILNRKLKLDPVKEEFVNDEAANRLRSRPSREWA from the coding sequence ATGAAAAAAACAGTCAGTGATTCCCGGCGTCAATTTCTGATCAGCTCCACGGCTGCGACTGCGGCAGCTTCCATGACAACGATGGTGCCTGCCAATGCACTTGGGTTGGACGCAAATTCTACACCCGGCGAGATGATCAACCTCGGTGTGATCGGAATTGGCCCTCGCTGCACTTATGATCTGACGGCTATGCTGAAGTTTAAAGATGTCCGTTGTGTGGCGATTGCTGACGTTCAGGAAAGTCGGCGAGACAAAGGTAAAGAACTCGTCGACAGCACCTATGGGAATAGCGACTGCAAGCTTTACCAAGATTTTCGAGAGCTGTTGGATCGCCCAGATATTGATGCCGTTCTTGTCGCTACGGGGGATCGCTGGCATGCGGCTGCTTCGATACTGGCTGCTCAGGCTGGCAAAGATGTTTACAGCGAAAAGCCATGCGGCATTACGATTGCGGATTGTCAAAAACTGGCTGATACGATGCATAATGAAAAGCGTGTCTTCCAGGCAGGAACACAACGTCGCAGTGTGCCAAACTTTCAGCAGGCGGTTGAATTTGCTCATAGCGGAAAGTTGGGAAAAGTGCACACACTGCATGCATCGATCTATCAACCAGTTCTCGATAATACCTGGTTGCCGGCTGAGCCGTTGCCTCCGCAGGATGTGGTCGACTGGAATCTCTGGCTCGGGCCAGCAGCGTGGCGGCCGTACAATCAAAAATATGTTCAAGGTCGCTGGCGTGGACAGTGGGATTTCGATTCGGGTGCCCGCTTGCTCGACTGGGGAGCCCACACCGTCGATTTATGTCAATGGGCCAATCAGGCCGATGGCACGATGCCTGTTGAATATGAACCAACAGAAAAGAATATTATCTGCACTTATGAAAATGGGGTAAAGCTGATCATCGACTTCCTGCCCGATCCGTTCGGGGATCGTTCTCCAGATTACATTACTCGGCTGGGAACCTGCCCGGTGCGCTTTATTGGTGATAAAGGCTGGGTCGAAACTGGCGATGAAGGTGAGATTGTCGCCTCCTCAGAAGAACTCCAAAAGCAGTTGCCCGATTCCAGCAAACGTGTTCGTGGACTTGATGTCGGGGCTCATGCTCGAAACTTCTTCGACTGCATGCGTTCTCGCAAAATGACAGCCGCCAATCAGGATGTGATGCGTCGATCTCACATCGCCTGCCATGCTGCAGCGATTGCCTGGATCCTCAACCGAAAGTTGAAGCTTGATCCCGTCAAAGAAGAATTTGTCAATGACGAGGCAGCGAACCGCTTACGTTCTCGCCCTTCGCGTGAATGGGCTTAA
- a CDS encoding DUF3124 domain-containing protein, which produces MMAKTIEDEADAFMRRFKLILFVCGALLTVPLMIYAIYLDTRLDSFENTMQYRPPMPTSELLESRLVNMELYYPIEGQTVYVPAYSHVYHGDGKPQLLTNTLSIRNTDLENDIVVTSVKYYDTTGKMVKSHLERPQKLGPLATTEFLVERKDATGGSGANFIVEWHADEPVSAPIIETVMIDTSSQQGISFVRQGKVIKQTIFDATTQKSNNENAPSEPDSAATE; this is translated from the coding sequence ATGATGGCTAAAACAATTGAAGATGAAGCCGATGCCTTTATGCGTCGGTTTAAATTGATCCTGTTTGTCTGCGGAGCACTTCTGACCGTTCCGCTGATGATCTATGCGATCTATCTCGATACACGACTCGATTCTTTCGAAAATACGATGCAGTATCGTCCGCCGATGCCAACATCAGAATTGCTCGAGTCCCGCCTGGTCAACATGGAACTCTACTACCCCATCGAAGGGCAAACGGTATATGTCCCCGCTTATTCACACGTTTACCATGGGGATGGCAAACCTCAATTGCTGACCAACACACTGAGCATTAGAAATACAGATCTGGAAAATGATATCGTTGTGACATCCGTTAAGTATTACGACACAACCGGCAAAATGGTGAAGTCCCACTTGGAACGGCCACAAAAACTGGGACCATTAGCCACGACAGAATTTCTGGTGGAACGCAAAGATGCGACCGGGGGAAGCGGAGCCAACTTCATTGTCGAATGGCACGCAGATGAACCTGTTTCAGCCCCGATCATTGAAACCGTGATGATTGACACAAGCAGTCAGCAGGGAATTTCCTTTGTCCGTCAGGGGAAGGTGATCAAGCAAACTATCTTCGATGCTACGACCCAAAAATCGAACAACGAGAATGCACCTTCAGAACCTGATTCAGCTGCAACCGAATAA
- a CDS encoding sialidase family protein, whose product MIKFLPCLTLLIHWMMINSFCVNAEEVQIPPVTQPGQRAYLSGELIYPLEGRQTLQCHASTIAETSNGLVAAWFGGEHEKNPDVGIWVSRNDGQGWSTPVEVVDGSEGEEQEYACWNPVLFQPADGPLMLFYKVGLDPRQWWGMLVTSSDAGRTWTKPRRLGTNSALPEENQNLLGPVKNKPILLANGDILCPSSTENEGWKVHFELTKDLGKTWEVIGPIHDASKYNAIQPSILTYPEHRMQVLCRSQEGVIVQSWSEDNGKSWGPVTATELPNPNSGTDAVTLADGRQLLVYNHTQKRGDFPAGRTMLNVAISQDGITWTPMMTLEKDRGEFSYPAMIQTRDGLVHITYTWMRQTVKHVVIDPAKINQHD is encoded by the coding sequence ATGATCAAATTTCTTCCCTGCCTAACACTGCTCATTCATTGGATGATGATCAATTCTTTTTGTGTGAATGCTGAGGAAGTCCAGATTCCTCCAGTTACTCAGCCTGGCCAGAGGGCTTATCTGAGTGGCGAATTGATTTACCCACTGGAAGGTCGACAGACACTACAGTGTCATGCATCGACAATCGCCGAAACTTCAAACGGTTTAGTCGCGGCCTGGTTTGGTGGCGAGCATGAAAAGAACCCTGATGTTGGCATCTGGGTTTCTCGGAACGATGGGCAAGGCTGGTCCACTCCGGTGGAAGTTGTCGATGGTTCTGAAGGAGAGGAGCAGGAATACGCCTGCTGGAATCCTGTATTGTTTCAGCCTGCTGATGGGCCATTGATGTTGTTCTATAAAGTCGGTCTGGATCCTCGCCAATGGTGGGGCATGCTGGTGACGTCCAGCGATGCAGGTCGCACATGGACGAAGCCTCGTCGTTTAGGGACAAATTCGGCTTTGCCGGAGGAGAATCAGAATTTACTGGGGCCGGTTAAGAATAAGCCAATTCTACTTGCTAATGGCGATATTCTATGCCCTTCCAGTACAGAGAACGAAGGTTGGAAGGTGCATTTTGAATTGACGAAGGATCTTGGAAAGACCTGGGAAGTGATTGGTCCTATTCACGATGCGTCAAAATATAATGCCATCCAGCCTAGCATTTTGACATATCCTGAACATCGTATGCAGGTTCTGTGCAGGAGTCAGGAAGGTGTGATTGTTCAGAGTTGGTCAGAAGATAATGGCAAATCCTGGGGGCCAGTAACAGCGACTGAACTGCCGAACCCCAACTCAGGAACCGATGCAGTTACTTTGGCTGATGGGCGTCAATTGTTGGTTTATAATCATACTCAAAAACGTGGCGACTTCCCTGCTGGCCGGACGATGCTCAATGTGGCGATCTCGCAAGATGGAATAACCTGGACGCCTATGATGACATTGGAAAAAGACCGTGGAGAATTTTCTTACCCGGCAATGATTCAAACACGTGATGGACTTGTGCATATCACGTATACGTGGATGCGTCAGACTGTGAAGCATGTCGTGATCGATCCCGCAAAAATTAACCAGCACGACTAA
- a CDS encoding cysteine hydrolase family protein, with protein sequence MTDGNPLDNHLPEHIDPLRDVYHESFIDNPAHSDFLVNRHTALLCIDLQYLDAAPDHGVFRDAAKAGIPSEEYAYYFERLSSMVLPNVHKLQESFRAHNLEVIHTRIQSLTRNGRDRSKGHKRLNLLAPPGSRDADFIEAVAPDEFRDEIVINKTASGVFSSTNLHYVLKNMGIESLFIVGVYTNECVETTVRDACDLGYLVTLVDDCCATVTPELQDASLATLRDRYARIMTLAEAIATINQLVPLKNNKDSPSPIIKSQGV encoded by the coding sequence ATGACTGACGGAAATCCTCTCGACAATCATTTGCCCGAGCACATCGATCCCCTCAGAGACGTCTATCACGAATCGTTCATCGATAACCCGGCTCACAGTGATTTTCTCGTTAACAGACATACGGCTCTCTTGTGCATCGACTTGCAATATCTCGATGCGGCTCCAGATCATGGTGTTTTCCGAGATGCAGCAAAGGCTGGTATCCCCTCTGAAGAATACGCTTATTACTTTGAACGGCTTTCATCAATGGTTCTGCCGAATGTGCACAAACTCCAGGAGTCGTTTCGAGCGCATAATCTGGAAGTGATTCACACACGCATCCAATCGCTGACTCGAAATGGACGTGATCGCAGCAAAGGACATAAACGACTGAATCTGCTCGCCCCTCCGGGATCGCGCGATGCCGATTTCATTGAAGCAGTTGCCCCGGATGAATTTCGTGATGAAATCGTGATCAATAAAACTGCCAGCGGCGTTTTTTCCTCAACGAACCTGCACTATGTGCTCAAGAATATGGGAATTGAATCGCTGTTCATCGTTGGTGTTTATACGAATGAATGTGTAGAAACGACTGTCCGGGATGCCTGCGATCTGGGATATCTTGTCACCCTGGTTGATGACTGTTGTGCAACCGTCACTCCAGAACTGCAGGATGCTTCGTTGGCGACATTACGTGATCGTTACGCACGAATTATGACACTTGCAGAAGCGATAGCGACAATCAATCAGCTCGTCCCGCTTAAAAACAATAAAGATAGTCCCTCGCCAATTATCAAAAGCCAGGGAGTTTAA
- a CDS encoding Zn-dependent hydrolase has translation MPESTATTPTDLRIDLQRIKEDILALSEIGKDEEDRGIYRMAFTDADMRGKRWLIDRIEQAGLKSNVDGAANISGIFTGKTEKPRVLVGSHIDTVPCAGALDGTLGVVVGLECLRRLVEAGIETERTLELIAFSDEEGRFGGMFGSQSVCGYVTPDSLATMSDLDGVLLQEEMRRQGYDPLAALDAARDPDSIRSYLELHIEQGPVLDRMHKSVGIVDEITGLFTWSVWLRGEANHAGTTPMDMRNDAFMGLADFAHEVPRILEENGSERSRATIGKAQILPGAANTVPGIVEFSIDVRDTSEEFLDDLSTAFQKALSAIARRRNLKFDFEQKSYLQPVACSEDIVEQLRTQAETLNLEYHQMPSGAAHDAQIMGRMVPVGMIFVPSKNGKSHSPAEWTAWSDIEAGANVMLQTLLHLAQN, from the coding sequence AGACCGTGGAATTTATCGGATGGCCTTCACCGATGCCGATATGCGAGGCAAACGCTGGTTGATCGATCGTATTGAGCAAGCAGGCTTAAAATCCAATGTGGATGGAGCCGCAAATATCTCGGGGATCTTTACCGGAAAAACGGAGAAGCCTCGTGTGCTGGTTGGCTCTCATATCGATACCGTTCCTTGTGCAGGGGCTCTGGATGGAACATTGGGAGTCGTCGTTGGGCTGGAGTGCTTGCGGCGCCTTGTCGAGGCGGGTATTGAAACAGAACGAACACTCGAACTGATTGCCTTCAGCGATGAAGAAGGTCGCTTTGGCGGAATGTTCGGCTCCCAATCGGTCTGTGGGTATGTCACCCCTGATTCGCTGGCGACGATGTCCGATCTGGATGGGGTTCTGTTACAGGAAGAAATGCGCCGACAAGGCTACGATCCTCTGGCAGCTCTTGATGCTGCTCGCGATCCCGATTCGATCCGCAGTTATCTCGAATTGCATATTGAACAGGGCCCCGTGCTCGATCGCATGCATAAATCCGTTGGCATTGTCGATGAGATTACGGGACTATTTACCTGGTCCGTCTGGCTTAGAGGTGAGGCGAATCATGCAGGTACAACACCGATGGACATGCGAAACGATGCTTTCATGGGACTTGCCGATTTTGCTCATGAAGTACCACGAATCCTTGAAGAAAATGGTAGCGAACGCAGTCGTGCAACAATCGGCAAAGCCCAAATTTTGCCAGGGGCAGCGAATACGGTGCCGGGAATCGTTGAGTTTTCGATTGATGTGCGAGATACCTCCGAAGAGTTTCTTGATGATTTATCGACTGCATTTCAAAAAGCTCTCTCCGCGATCGCGAGACGTCGAAATCTGAAATTTGATTTCGAACAGAAGAGCTATCTGCAACCGGTTGCCTGCAGTGAAGATATTGTCGAACAGTTAAGGACACAAGCAGAGACGTTAAATCTGGAATACCATCAAATGCCCAGTGGAGCCGCTCACGATGCTCAAATTATGGGGCGAATGGTGCCAGTCGGTATGATTTTCGTCCCCAGTAAAAATGGAAAAAGTCACTCTCCAGCCGAATGGACTGCCTGGTCTGATATTGAAGCCGGAGCCAATGTGATGTTGCAAACTTTACTGCATCTTGCACAAAATTAG